One segment of Pan paniscus chromosome 20, NHGRI_mPanPan1-v2.0_pri, whole genome shotgun sequence DNA contains the following:
- the ZNF471 gene encoding zinc finger protein 471, whose translation MNVEVVKVMPQDLVTFKDVAIDFSQEEWQWMNPAQKRLYRSMMLENYQSLVSLGLCISKPYVISLLEQGREPWEMTSEMTRSPFSDWESIYVTQELPLKQFMYNDACMEGITSYGLECSTFEENWKWEDLFEKQMGSHEMFSKKEIITHKETITKETEFKYTKFGKCIHLENIEEGIYNHTSDKKSFSKNCMVIKHKKVYVGKKLFKCNECDKTFTHSSSLTVHFRIHTGEKPYACEECGKAFKQRQHLAQHHRTHTGEKLFECKECRKAFKQSEHLIQHQRIHTGEKPYKCKECRKAFRQPAHLAQHQRIHTGEKPYECKECGKAFSDGSSFARHQRCHTGKRPYECIECGKAFRYNTSFIRHWRSYHTGEKPFNCIDCGKAFSVHIGLILHRRIHTGEKPYKCDVCGKTFSSGSSRTVHQRIHTGEKPYECDICGKDFSHHASLTQHQRVHSGEKPYECKECGKAFRQNVHLVSHLRIHTGEKPYECKECGKAFRISSQLATHQRIHTGEKPYECIECGNAFKQRSHLAQHQKTHTGEKPYECNECGKAFSQTSNLTQHQRIHTGEKPYKCTECGKAFSDSSSCAQHQRLHTGQRPYQCFECGKAFRRKLSLICHERSHTGEEP comes from the exons GACTTAGTGACATTCAAGGATGTGGCAATAGATTTTTCCCAGGAAGAATGGCAATGGATGAACCCTGCTCAGAAGCGTTTATACAGGAGTATGATGTTGGAGAACTATCAGAGCCTGGTATCACTTG GTCTTTGCATTTCTAAGCCATATGTGATCTCCTTATTGGAGCAAGGGAGAGAGCCTTGGGAGATGACGAGTGAGATGACAAGAAGCCCATTCTCAG ATTGGGAATCTATATATGTGACACAGGAATTACCTCTGAAGCAGTTCATGTATAATGATGCATGCATGGAGGGAATTACAAGCTATGGACTTGAGTGTTCCACTTTTGAAGAAAATTGGAAATGGGAAGACCTTTTTGAGAAGCAGATGGGAAGTCATGAGATGTTTAGCAAGAAAGAAATAATCACTCATAAAGAAACCATCACTAAGGAAACAGAATTCAAATATACTAAATTTGGGAAATGTATCCATCTGGAAAACATAGAAGAGGGTATTTATAATCACACATCAGATAAAAAAAGCTTCTCCAAAAATTGTATGGTAATAAAACACAAGAAAGTCTATGTAGGAAAGAAGCTTtttaaatgtaatgaatgtgacAAAACCTTCACCCATAGCTCATCCCTTACTGTTCATTTTAGAATTCATACTGGTGAAAAACCATATGCATGTGAggaatgtggaaaagccttcaaGCAAAGGCAACACCTTGCTCAACATCACAGAAcacatactggagagaaactctTTGAATGTAAAGAATGTAGGAAAGCCTTCAAACAAAGTGAACACCTTATTCAGCAtcaaagaattcatactggagaaaaaccatATAAATGTAAGGAATGCAGAAAAGCCTTCAGACAGCCTGCACACCTTGCTcagcatcagagaattcatactggagagaaaccctatgaatgtaaagaatgtggcaaagccttcagTGATGGCTCGTCTTTTGCTCGACATCAGAGATGTCACACTGGCAAAAGACCCTATGAATGTATTGAGTGTGGGAAGGCTTTTAGGTATAACACATCTTTTATTCGTCACTGGAGGAGTTatcatactggagagaagcctTTTAATTGCATTGattgtgggaaagccttcagtgtTCACATAGGACTTATTCTGCATAGGAGaattcatacaggagagaaaccttacaaatgtgatgTGTGTGGAAAAACCTTCAGCTCTGGTTCATCCCGTACTGTACACCAGAGaattcatacaggagagaaaccttatgaatgtgATATATGTGGGAAAGATTTTAGCCATCATGCATCACTCACTCAGCATCAAAGAGTACATTCTGGAGAGAAACCGTATGAATgcaaggaatgtgggaaagcctttaggCAGAATGTACACCTTGTTAGTCATTTGAGAATTCATACTGGtgaaaaaccctatgaatgtaaagaatgtggaaaagcttttaGAATCAGTTCACAGCTGGCTActcatcagagaattcatactggagagaagcctTATGAATGTATTGAATGTGGAAATGCTTTCAAACAGAGATCACACCTTGCCCAACATCAGAAAactcatacaggagagaaaccttatgaGTGTAATGAATGCGGGAAAGCCTTCAGCCAAACTTCCAATCTTACTCAACAtcaaagaattcatactggagagaaaccctataaatgtacTGAATGTGGAAAGGCTTTTAGTGATAGCTCATCCTGTGCTCAGCATCAAAGACTCCACACTGGCCAAAGGCCCTATCAGTGTTTTGAATGTGGGAAGGCATTCAGAAGAAAGTTATCCTTAATTTGTCATGAAAGAAGTCATACTGGAGAAGAACCTTAA